In Chitinophagaceae bacterium, the DNA window TCATCCGGATTGAACACAATTACGCTCCACCTGATCCTTTTAAATTCCCGGTTTCGGGGCTTCATATTTCAGATTATCATTACTGGAAAATGGACGGATTGTTTCCTGCGGGATTTGATGCATCGGCAATTATTCACTATGATGGCAGCAACTTTACGTCAGGAGGTTATCTTGACAACAACCTTATTACGAATGTGGAAGACAGTATTAAAGTGTTGTATCGCACTTCCTGTAAAAATGACTGGGAAATCCTGAGCGATGTAATTCAGAATTTTACCGGAAGTCACACCGACAAGCGTGGTTATTTTACAGTAAATCATGCTGCAAAAGGGGAATATGCTTTTGGAATTTTTGACTATGATAAAGTGGATTCAACAATAAATTCTCCCAATGATCCCTGTCAATTATTATCTGAACCGGTAATTGCAGCATTTTCAAACGCAGATCGACTGCTGGTTTTTCCAAATCCGGCAAAAGAAACCATTAGCATCTCGATTAAATCTCCTGATTCAAACGCTTTTATTGAAATTTATAATCTTTACGGACGGTTGGTTTTTCATGAAAATCCTGTTAAGGGCAGGGCTGAATTAATTATTGATGTGCATGACTGGCCTGCAGGACCTTACATGGTTTGCGAAACGGATACAAAAAATCATAAGTTGACAACGAGCATAATTATTATCAATTAAATTAAATAGCCGATGAATAAAATTGCTGTGATTGGAGCAGGCACTATGGGCAATGGCATTTGCCATGTGTTTGCTTTAAAGGGATTTAATGTCAGTCTTGTTGATGTTTCACAACCGGCGCTCGATAAGGCAGTGCTTACCATAGCTAAAAACCTGGATCGGATGATTTCAAAAAGCGCGATTACAGAACAGGAAAAAAACGAAACGCTCTCGCGAATAGTTACTTTCACATCAATTGCAAATGGTATTGAAGATGCCGACCTGATTGTGGAAGCTGCAACTGAAAATGCTGAGCTCAAGCTTAAGATATTCCGGGAATTGGATCAATATGCAAAGCCTGATGCTATTCTGGCTTCTAACACATCATCTATTTCCATCACTAAAATTGCCGCGGTTACCGGCCGGCCAGATAAGGTAATAGGAATGCACTTTATGAATCCGGTACCGGTGATGAAACTTGTAGAAGTGATAAGGGGCTATGCTACTTCTGATGAAACGACCAATGTAATCATGTTGCTCTCAGAGAAACTGATAAAAGTACCTGTAGAAGTAAATGATTATCCCGGATTTGTTGCCAATAGAATCCTGATGCCAATGATCAACGAGGCTATTTATACTTTGCATGAAGGCGTTGCAGGCGTTACAGAAATTGATACGGTTATGAAGTTAGGAATGGCGCATCCGATGGGCCCTTTGCAACTGGCTGATTTCATTGGACTTGATATCTGTCTTTCTATTCTGCAGGTGCTTTTTTCCGGTTTTGGAAACCCAAAATATGCTCCTTGTCCGCTACTGTGTAATATGGTAGCTGCCGGCAACCTGGGAATCAAGAGTGGTAAAGGCTTTTATAGTTATTCGAAAGGAAGTAAAGACCTCGAAGTGTCTGAAAATTTCAGAAAATAGGATCAGCGTACAGATTGGTTCAGCGGAGCGAAGCAATTAATTTTAGTGAGTATGAACATACCATATGCAGTTGTTAGTGGTAGCGAAGAGGGATTTTAAATAAAAACCGGGTTTAATGCATCTTGATTTAGATTTCGGAAATTCAAAATCAAAAATGAAAGGCACAGCAATCAATTGCGATTAGAGAACTTTTTAATTCTTCAATCAAAAAATCGTTGATCGATATTCGTTATTCCAGGTAAATAACTCTTGACAAACGACATGGATCAGGCGGGAGTAGCTCAGTTGGCAGAGCTTTAGCTTCCCAAGCTAAAGGTCGCGGGTTCGAGTCCCGTTTCCCGCTCTTGAAATCAAATGTTTATATCAGTTAAAAAGGATAATAACCTGTAGCTTTTTATTTGATGCTTATTTTTTACTTTAGCAAAAAATTCAAACAATTATGAGAAGGACATTACTTATCATTTTAACCATGGTATTCGTGTCAAAATTTGTTGATGCGGCTACTATCACCAATATTTCAGCGAGCTATCGGGACGGACAAACATTTGTGGTCTGGAATGTAATACCTGCTTACACCGGTTTTTACTATATCTATCGTTTTGATCATCCTATCACGAACAACAATATCGATAGTGCTTTTTATGCCGGCAAAGTACCTTATAATTTCTCATTGAATTATTTTCTTGATCTCGGAACCAAAGGCGGTTCTGACGCGGCTCATCCCAACCGCTACCTGGTTATTAATCGAAATCCATTGGATTCTCTGGATGCAACTAAGGGGCTTTTTGTAGCTACCTGCAACAAACAAAAAACTGCTTACTACGTGGTTACCTCAGATTCTATCACTCCGCTAGGCGTAAAGGTTGAAAATATGAAGGTGGTGCCCGGCGCAAATGCGATGATCTCAGGAGTGGCTGAAAAAGTGGAACGGGTGAAGCCCATTCTTCAGATAAATGATATTCCATTACCGGATAAACCGGATATGTTATACGATGCTTTTGCTTTTTTTGGAGGGAATGTGAAAACTCAATATACGCCGGCAACAGGAAATGAAGGCTGTCTTGTGTATAATTTTGGGGTTATACCTGATACGTACGTAACCACTGAGAAAAAGGCGGCTACGTTCTTCTTTTTCGGAGGAGGAGGAAATGCATACGAGAACAGCAACGATAAGAACATTGATGGAATGTACAAGGTGTCCCTGGAAGATGTAATTCCAAATTTTAGCTGGGATGCCGTTTCCGGAGAGAATACAAAATGGATTGGATACAATGAGAATTTTGATGTGTACAATGCGAATGAAGATACTCCGCCGCCTACTACAGGCATCGATAAGACTTATACCATAGCACGCGTTGTGTGGACACTTGATTGGTTTTTAGAGGAATATAAAGATGTAATCGATCCGGCCCGGATTTCAGTTCATGGATCTTCCAGTGGTTGCACCGGTGCATTGGAAATGGCTTACCTGTATCCTGATCGTGTTGCTGCCTGTGATGTGGTGAATGCAAAATTAAATGCCGAATACCTGAATGATGATAATCCAACTTGCAAATGGAATATTACCGGATCAACACGTCACCGTGCAGAAATTTTCCTGGGTCAGTTGGCAACTAATCTCCAAACTGATTTTCCTAAGATTAATGGTACCGGAAATTATAAGATATGGGATTTTGCAAATTATAATACGCTGATGAAGGATAACAAATACAATGCTTTGCCTGTTATGTTTCTTACTTCCGGAAAAGAAGACAATGTTACCTGTTGGGAAGAGAAGATTCCGTTCTACAAATCAGTAAATCAATATAAGGCTGGCGGTTGGTACTATTGGGATCTGCGGGCGCACAAAGGCGGCAATCATGCGATCAGGGATGTGCCGCTCGATGAACTCTTAAGGTTCAGTACCAAACTTTCTTTCCCTGCATTTTCCAATTGCAGTCTAAATGATGATCCGGGAGATGAGGTGAATCCACTGCCTCCTTATTATGATGCTGATACAGTGGGTTCCGTAAATGGAGTGCTGAATTGGGTAGATAACACAATTGCTGAAACTGCCAATAGCTGGGAGACGGTGATTTATTCAAGTCAGTTTATGCTCAACGATAGTACATGGTTTCCATTTAGCGGATTACCTAAATATGTTAAAACTGACATCACCCCAAGACGGCTTCAGCAATTTGTAAATATTTCTGATGGATCAATAATCTGCATGGAGAATTGGCAAGCCGGTACCCTGATTCAATCTAAGTCATTTACTTATCATCCGAGCAGCAATGGAAACGGTCTGATTACTTTCAAGAAAGTAAAAATCGGACAGCTATCGACGGGAGGTAACCTGATTAAAATATTTAAGTGCGGAGAAGAGAAATCAACTACCGCACAGGTTATTCAGGATCGCGTTACCACGGATCATATTTATCCAAATCCTACTACGGGAAACACTGTGTTGGAGCTTTCCCTGCTGAGTGACGCTGACGTTTTGGTTACCGTCTCAAATATTTTAGGTGAGCATGTTATGGAACTTAATCTCGGAAGAATGTCAGAAGGTGAACACGAGGTTACACTTGATCTTTCTGCAATGCCATCTGGAATCTATATTGTTGGCGTGAAAACGGGAACACAGATCAATGCCTATAAACTGATAAAGGATTAGTAACAGTCAGCTAGTTCTCAAATAGACAAAGTCCGGAAAGTTTCCGGACTTTTTTTGTGAAGGGCTGGTAGGATAAAAGTTGCGGTTACTGCTACAATCATTACCAATTAGACAGCTAAAAAATCTGATCCATTGGTTTTCCGTTTTACAATTTACTCAGGTAAGAAAATGAATCCTGCTTGATTTAAGGAGTAAGCATTCGAGCATGGTGATTATGGCACAACTACAATTATTGCCTTTGGTAAAATTTCTGCGGTCACATTGCCATATCCCAACACCTCACCATCACATTCAGCAGGCATAAACGGAATTGAAGTGATCCGCATCTTTTTGGTGCGGTGCTGACTTACTTTTCTGTTATTAATAAATCTTCCGCTGAATAATCCGGGAACATTCCTGATGACTTCTGATTTGCTGATTTTTCTTATAATCGTAATATCAAATAAACCATCATCATTTAGCGCGTCCGGTGTCATCATCATACCACCACCACAAAATTTGCAGATACCTGCATTAACGTTGTAGATCATTCCTGAAAATTCTTCCTCGTCTAATGTAATTGAAACCTGTGTCGTGTTGTATCTGAAAAGTGCATCGAATATTCCAAGCACAAAAGCGAATATACCTTTCTTGATTCCGGAAGAAACACCTTCGATCCGTTCAGCCACCAAACCCTGGAAGCCAAAACCTGCCATGTTAATGAAATATTTTACAGAAGTATTTTGGTTTCCGGAAAGACTGATCTTTCCAACATCGTGAAAGGAAATCTTTTTGCTTTTGATAAGCGCAATTGCTTTACCGGCGGACTTAGAAATCCGGTGAGTCCTGATCCAGTCGTTGCCGGTGCCAATAGGAATGATGGCTACAGTTATCTTGTCTGAGCTGACTTCATGCTGGGAAAAGATACCATTGATGATAAGATTCAACGTACCATCACCACCTACTGCAATAAATTTCCTGAAGCCTTTTTGAATAGCTTCACTAATTGTTGAAATAATATCTTCTGCACTTTTGGAAAACTGACATATAAAATCGATGCCTTCTTTTTGCAACATCAATGAAATGGCCGGCCATTTTTTTTCGGCCTTAAAGCCTCCTGCGGCAGGATTTACAAGCACAAACCACGTTTCATCCATGATCAAAGATGATTAAAAACAGAAGAACTTCTTATTGCATATTTGAAAGGACTTGCTTACAAATTTTTGTGATTTCGTGCCTGGTCGCAATAATTTCAGAAATCAGTTCCATTGCTACACATAAAGGCACCAGAAATTATTGGAACTTGAATTTTGCCGTGTACACGTTAAAAACAAAAAAGCCGATTCATTTCGAACCGGCTTTGAATTGATCAAAAAGGAATAATCATTTATTCAAGCAATTTCTACTTAGCAAAAATGATCAAACACCTGCTCCAGGTGCTTGGCAATTATTTGAGCAGGTCGACCTTCAATCTGATGTCGTTCAACCATATGTACCAATTGATTGTCTTTAAACAAAGCAATAGCGGGAGAAGAAGGAGGATAAGGCAGTAAAAATTCACGGGCCGTTTTGGTTGCTTCCTGATCTACACCTGCAAAAACAGTAAAAAGATGATCAGGCTTTTTGGCGCCTTGCAATGACTCAATAATTCCGGGACGGGCGCTGCCTGCAGCACAGCCACAAACAGAATTTACCACCAGTAACATGGTGCCGGAATTATTCTTCAAAGCAGCTTCAGTTTCTGCCGCAGTCTTTAACTCTGTAAATCCTTCGTTGGTGAGTTCTCTTGCCATCGGCATAACCATTTCTTCTGGGTACATAATGTTGTTGATTTTGGTGCAAAAGTAAATTAAACGAGGTTAAAATGATGCAACTCACTAAAAAGTTCAGTTCTTCATCGGGTTTGTTCAGTATATAGTAAGTAAAGACATTAGTAGATTAGTGTACTGAAGCAGAAAAGTCTGAATCTTTTCAGGATACATGAACATTTACAGTTGTCTTTTGTAATTTTGCGAACGTTTTTACACAAAATTATTCCTACCAATGACTAAAAGCACATTAGAATTAACGCTTCCCTACAAAGTAAAAGATATCTCGCTCGCTGAATGGGGACGTAAAGAAATTACACTTGCCGAGGCAGAAATGCCCGGTTTAATGGCCATTCGCGAAGAGTTTGGTGCGCAAAAACCTTTGAAAGGTGCGCGCATAGCAGGTTGCCTCCATATGACCATTCAAACTGCTGTGTTAATAGAAACACTTACTGCATTAGGAGCAGAAGTACGCTGGTCATCCTGCAATATTTTCTCAACACAGGATCACGCTGCTGCTGCTATTGCGGCGGCAGGTATTCCTGTTTTCGCATGGAAAGGCATGAATGAGCCTGATTTTAACTGGTGCATCGAGCAAACCTTATTCTTTGGCGATCCTTCACGGCCATTAAATATGATTCTTGATGATGGCGGAGATTTAACCAATATGGTATTTGATGTTTATCCTGAGCTCATCTCTCATATACGCGGACTTTCAGAAGAGACCACCACCGGCGTTCATCGTCTATATGAAAGGATGGCTAAAGGAACGCTTCCAATGCCTGCTATCAATGTTAATGACTCTGTAACCAAATCTAAATTTGATAATAAATACGGTTGCCGCGAATCTTTGGTGGATGCTATCAGAAGAGGAACCGATATTATGCTGGCAGGAAAGGTGGCAGTAGTTGCCGGATTTGGTGATGTGGGTAAGGGTTCGGCAGAATCACTTCGTGGAGCTAATGCCCGTGTAATTGTAACAGAGATTGATCCCATTTGCGCCTTGCAGGCCGCTATGGAAGGATATGAGGTAAAGAAGATGATTGATGCAGTTAAAGAAGCGGATATTGTTGTAACTGCCTCCGGTTGTCATGGAGTAATCCGGGAAGAACATTTCCGGTTGATGAAAGATAAAACCATCGTTTGTAACATCGGTCACTTTGATGTGGAACTTGATATGGCCTGGTTAAATGATAATTATGGTCATACCAAGGATGTAATTAAACCACAGGTTGATAAATATACCATTGACGGAAAAGACATCATCATTTTAGCGGAAGGCCGGTTAGTCAATCTTGGAGTTGCAATGGGTCATCCTTCATTTGTGATGTCCACTTCTTTCTCCAACCAGGTTCTTGCGCAGATTGAGTTGTGGTTGCGTACCGATCAGTATGAGCATAAAGTTTATACGCTCCCTAAGCACCTCGACGAAAAGGTCGCCATGTTGCACTTGGCAAAAATTGGTGTTGAACTGGATGAGCTTACAACTGAACAGGCTTCCTACCTGGGAATTCCTAAGGATGGACCATTTAAGCCGGAATATTACCGCTATTAATAATTATTAAACGTAGTCAGCGCTTTAAATCAAGAGGAGTTTCATTATGAAACTCCTTTTTTATTCATCAATTAATTAACACGCGATGGTCCGGTTAAGTGTAAATATTAACAAGTTCGCAACCTTGCGGAATGCCAGAGGAAATAACCTGCCCGACATCGTTAAGGCGGCTCTTGATTGTGAACGTTTTGGTGCAGAAGGAATTACGGTGCATCCGCGTCCTGATGAGCGGCACATTCGTTATCAGGATGTTTTGGAATTGAAAAAAGTAGTTACAACGGAATTCAATATTGAAGGATATCCTGACAGCCGTTTTATGGAGTTGGTATTGAGAGTGAAGCCCGCACAGGCCACATTGGTACCCGACTCACCTGAGGTAATTACGAGTAATCAGGGGTGGGACACCTTAAAAAATAAATCCTTTTTACGGGAGCGAATCCTGGATTTGCAGACTGCAGGGATTCGGGTTTCGCTTTTCATTGATCCTATTGAGCAATTCATTGAAGGAGCTAAAATGACAGGAGCGGATCGCATTGAGTTTTATACAGGACCTTATGCAGAACTTTTTCATCAGGATAAATGGAAAGCGATTGAAAACTATATTCCTGCAGCAAAATATGCTGATTCCATCGGTCTTGAAATAAATGCCGGTCATGATCTCAATCTTTTCAATCTTCGTTTTTTTAAGGAAAATATCCCTGCACTAAAAGAGGTCTCCATCGGTCATGCATTGATTTGTGATGCAATTTATCTTGGCCTTGAAAATACTATTCAACTGTATTTGCGGGAACTCAAAGGATAATATCCTGCATGTTTATAATAAAAAACCCGTTGTCGAAGGACAACGGGCTGTAAAAGTATTTTTGAGACTATGCGTTTTCTGTAACAGTAGAAGCTGCAGCAGCGGTAGGCATACGTTTTTCTTTGATACGGGCTTTTTTGCCTTTCAGGTCGCGGATGTAGTAAATACGGGCGCGGCGGACTTTACCATGTTTATTAATTTCAATACTATCAATACTTGGCGAAAACAATGGAAAAACGCGTTCTACGCCAATTCCGTTAGAAATTTTCCGAACGGTAAACGTCTGCGTAGCGCCATGTCCTTTGCGTTGAATTACCTCACCACGATAAGCTTGAATTCGTTCTTTGGTACCTTCAAGAATTTTATAGTTAACAGTTACGTTATCACCCGCTTTAAAAGATGGATAATCCTTCTTTTGAGTCACCTCCTGGTGAAAAAATTTAATCGCATCCATGACCGGCTATTTTTAAGAGAGGGCAAAGATATGTTTTTTGCGGAATAATTGACGCCCTGTCAAAATATTCTTTAAAGTGCCGTTGCCATGTGAACTTTGCATGCACTATTTCTTCCTGTCGTTTAATGCTTATTGTTCGAAAATCAGATTTGGACCGCTTTTAATTTGCCTGAAAAGGCACGCCCTGTATTCACCCCATTTTTAATCAAAAATCAGCTTCCAAAAAGGCAAATTATACTATATTTGCCAGCCTCCATTTTCACCAAAAAAATAAACTATGATTGAAACAGGAACTAAAAATCCATCGGCTGATCTATCGCTTTACGGATTAAAAGGGGTTTCGAAAGTCTATTGGAACCTGAGTCAGGATGAACTGATTGATCAATCAGTGTCGCTGGGGTTAGGGACTTTAACAGATACAGGTGCGTTAGCAGTTGATACAGGAGCATTTACAGGAAGGGCACCCAAGGACAAATATTTTGTAGAAGATTCTAAAACAAAGGATACTGTTTATTGGGGTGATGTCAATATTCCCTTTGATGAAAAGAAATTCCAACCGTTGTATGATAAGCTTGTGAGTTATCTGGCGGATAAAGAAGTGTATGTAAAAGATGCCAGCGCCTGCGCGGATCCGAAGTACCGGTTGAATGTAAGGCTCATTACGGAAGTGCCGTGGGCAGCTTTGTTTGCCGGAAATATGTTCCTGCGTCCATCCATGGAAGAGATAAAAACGCTGTCACCTGATTGGGTAATTATTCATGCTCCTTCCTTTCAGGCCGATCCTGCAGTTGATGGCACCCGCCAGGGTAATTTTGCCATTCTGAATTTTACTAAAAAAATCATCATCATAGGCGGAACAGCTTACACAGGCGAAATCAAGAAAGGCATCTTTACAGTGCTGAATTATGTGCTGCCTCTTGAAAGTGGCGTGCTTGCCATGCACTGCTCGGCCAACATTGGCGAAGAAGGTGACACTGCTGTCTTTTTTGGCTTGTCTGGAACAGGTAAAACAACTTTAAGTGCTGATCCTGATCGAGGATTGATTGGTGACGATGAACATGGATGGAGTGATGATGGCATCTTTAATTTTGAAGGAGGTTGCTACGCTAAATGTGTAAACCTGACCGAGGAAAAAGAACCGGAGATTTTCGGAGCCATTAAACGCGGCGCATTGCTAGAAAATGTCAGGTACTTCCCCAATTCGAACAAAGTTAATTACGATGATATTTCAGTTACTGAAAATACGCGTGTTTCCTATCCGATAGATTTTATTGAAAATGCTGTGCATCCTTCTGTTGGTGGCATTCCTAAAAATATCTTTTTCCTTACCTGTGATGCTTATGGAATTTTGCCGCCCATTTCAAAACTTAATCCGGGTCAGGCTATGTATTGGTTCTTATCCGGATACACTGCAAAGGTTGCCGGAACAGAGGCGGGAATTACGGAACCGAAAACAACATTTTCTACCTGCTTTGGTGCTCCTTTCCTGCCATTGAACCCTAACACGTATGCAGGAATGCTTGCAGAAAAAATGAAGAAATACGGAGCCAATGTCTGGCTGGTAAATACCGGTTGGACGGGTGGTGGTTATGGTACCGGAAATCGTATGAAACTATCTTATACCAGGACTATGATTACCGAAGCGCTAAAGGGCGACCTTGAAAAAGTAGCGTTTGACGTACATCCTGTTTTTGGAGTTGCTTATCCTAAAAGTTGTCCAAACGTGCCCTCGGAGATATTAAATCCCAGGAATACATGGGCAGATAAAAACAGCTACGATGAAAAGGCAAATTCGCTGGCGCTTCAGTTTGTCAAAAATTTTGAAAAGTTTGCAGCCACAGCTCATGAAGAAACATTGGCTGCGGCACCAAAAGTGTCGGTGAGCGCCTAAAACCTTTTTATACGAAAAAAGTGGAAAGGGGCGAAAGCCCCTTTTTAATGAGGAGGAACTGATTTGACATGGAATTGTATCTGGCAAGCAAAATTGAAAATGAACAGATCTTTCTTGGAGAAGAAGAATCGCATCATTGTATTCAGGTCATGCGTCATCATGCAGGCGATCTGCTGGAAGTGACGGATGGAAGAGGAAAGAAACTTACAGCATCTGTAATCAATGAGAATAGGAGAGCATGTGTGCTGGAGGTTGTGGAAGTGATAGAAACAGTTCCGGGAAGCAATACGCACGTGCAC includes these proteins:
- a CDS encoding 3-hydroxybutyryl-CoA dehydrogenase, translated to MNKIAVIGAGTMGNGICHVFALKGFNVSLVDVSQPALDKAVLTIAKNLDRMISKSAITEQEKNETLSRIVTFTSIANGIEDADLIVEAATENAELKLKIFRELDQYAKPDAILASNTSSISITKIAAVTGRPDKVIGMHFMNPVPVMKLVEVIRGYATSDETTNVIMLLSEKLIKVPVEVNDYPGFVANRILMPMINEAIYTLHEGVAGVTEIDTVMKLGMAHPMGPLQLADFIGLDICLSILQVLFSGFGNPKYAPCPLLCNMVAAGNLGIKSGKGFYSYSKGSKDLEVSENFRK
- a CDS encoding T9SS type A sorting domain-containing protein, producing the protein MRRTLLIILTMVFVSKFVDAATITNISASYRDGQTFVVWNVIPAYTGFYYIYRFDHPITNNNIDSAFYAGKVPYNFSLNYFLDLGTKGGSDAAHPNRYLVINRNPLDSLDATKGLFVATCNKQKTAYYVVTSDSITPLGVKVENMKVVPGANAMISGVAEKVERVKPILQINDIPLPDKPDMLYDAFAFFGGNVKTQYTPATGNEGCLVYNFGVIPDTYVTTEKKAATFFFFGGGGNAYENSNDKNIDGMYKVSLEDVIPNFSWDAVSGENTKWIGYNENFDVYNANEDTPPPTTGIDKTYTIARVVWTLDWFLEEYKDVIDPARISVHGSSSGCTGALEMAYLYPDRVAACDVVNAKLNAEYLNDDNPTCKWNITGSTRHRAEIFLGQLATNLQTDFPKINGTGNYKIWDFANYNTLMKDNKYNALPVMFLTSGKEDNVTCWEEKIPFYKSVNQYKAGGWYYWDLRAHKGGNHAIRDVPLDELLRFSTKLSFPAFSNCSLNDDPGDEVNPLPPYYDADTVGSVNGVLNWVDNTIAETANSWETVIYSSQFMLNDSTWFPFSGLPKYVKTDITPRRLQQFVNISDGSIICMENWQAGTLIQSKSFTYHPSSNGNGLITFKKVKIGQLSTGGNLIKIFKCGEEKSTTAQVIQDRVTTDHIYPNPTTGNTVLELSLLSDADVLVTVSNILGEHVMELNLGRMSEGEHEVTLDLSAMPSGIYIVGVKTGTQINAYKLIKD
- a CDS encoding diacylglycerol kinase family lipid kinase; the protein is MDETWFVLVNPAAGGFKAEKKWPAISLMLQKEGIDFICQFSKSAEDIISTISEAIQKGFRKFIAVGGDGTLNLIINGIFSQHEVSSDKITVAIIPIGTGNDWIRTHRISKSAGKAIALIKSKKISFHDVGKISLSGNQNTSVKYFINMAGFGFQGLVAERIEGVSSGIKKGIFAFVLGIFDALFRYNTTQVSITLDEEEFSGMIYNVNAGICKFCGGGMMMTPDALNDDGLFDITIIRKISKSEVIRNVPGLFSGRFINNRKVSQHRTKKMRITSIPFMPAECDGEVLGYGNVTAEILPKAIIVVVP
- a CDS encoding BrxA/BrxB family bacilliredoxin, yielding MYPEEMVMPMARELTNEGFTELKTAAETEAALKNNSGTMLLVVNSVCGCAAGSARPGIIESLQGAKKPDHLFTVFAGVDQEATKTAREFLLPYPPSSPAIALFKDNQLVHMVERHQIEGRPAQIIAKHLEQVFDHFC
- a CDS encoding adenosylhomocysteinase, which produces MTKSTLELTLPYKVKDISLAEWGRKEITLAEAEMPGLMAIREEFGAQKPLKGARIAGCLHMTIQTAVLIETLTALGAEVRWSSCNIFSTQDHAAAAIAAAGIPVFAWKGMNEPDFNWCIEQTLFFGDPSRPLNMILDDGGDLTNMVFDVYPELISHIRGLSEETTTGVHRLYERMAKGTLPMPAINVNDSVTKSKFDNKYGCRESLVDAIRRGTDIMLAGKVAVVAGFGDVGKGSAESLRGANARVIVTEIDPICALQAAMEGYEVKKMIDAVKEADIVVTASGCHGVIREEHFRLMKDKTIVCNIGHFDVELDMAWLNDNYGHTKDVIKPQVDKYTIDGKDIIILAEGRLVNLGVAMGHPSFVMSTSFSNQVLAQIELWLRTDQYEHKVYTLPKHLDEKVAMLHLAKIGVELDELTTEQASYLGIPKDGPFKPEYYRY
- a CDS encoding pyridoxine 5'-phosphate synthase, with the translated sequence MVRLSVNINKFATLRNARGNNLPDIVKAALDCERFGAEGITVHPRPDERHIRYQDVLELKKVVTTEFNIEGYPDSRFMELVLRVKPAQATLVPDSPEVITSNQGWDTLKNKSFLRERILDLQTAGIRVSLFIDPIEQFIEGAKMTGADRIEFYTGPYAELFHQDKWKAIENYIPAAKYADSIGLEINAGHDLNLFNLRFFKENIPALKEVSIGHALICDAIYLGLENTIQLYLRELKG
- the rplS gene encoding 50S ribosomal protein L19, with protein sequence MDAIKFFHQEVTQKKDYPSFKAGDNVTVNYKILEGTKERIQAYRGEVIQRKGHGATQTFTVRKISNGIGVERVFPLFSPSIDSIEINKHGKVRRARIYYIRDLKGKKARIKEKRMPTAAAASTVTENA
- the pckA gene encoding phosphoenolpyruvate carboxykinase (ATP) translates to MIETGTKNPSADLSLYGLKGVSKVYWNLSQDELIDQSVSLGLGTLTDTGALAVDTGAFTGRAPKDKYFVEDSKTKDTVYWGDVNIPFDEKKFQPLYDKLVSYLADKEVYVKDASACADPKYRLNVRLITEVPWAALFAGNMFLRPSMEEIKTLSPDWVIIHAPSFQADPAVDGTRQGNFAILNFTKKIIIIGGTAYTGEIKKGIFTVLNYVLPLESGVLAMHCSANIGEEGDTAVFFGLSGTGKTTLSADPDRGLIGDDEHGWSDDGIFNFEGGCYAKCVNLTEEKEPEIFGAIKRGALLENVRYFPNSNKVNYDDISVTENTRVSYPIDFIENAVHPSVGGIPKNIFFLTCDAYGILPPISKLNPGQAMYWFLSGYTAKVAGTEAGITEPKTTFSTCFGAPFLPLNPNTYAGMLAEKMKKYGANVWLVNTGWTGGGYGTGNRMKLSYTRTMITEALKGDLEKVAFDVHPVFGVAYPKSCPNVPSEILNPRNTWADKNSYDEKANSLALQFVKNFEKFAATAHEETLAAAPKVSVSA